In one Vagococcus entomophilus genomic region, the following are encoded:
- a CDS encoding MucBP domain-containing protein, translating into MMRRYFTFCLMILGLFIFCSINSQIVQAKSNEGVILQGEQTIQNIFPDDSLATVMLKALKESGVSVTSVASTVTQVDLDKITSLTASGKGVKSIEGIQYLHGIKTWVLLNGNDITDLSPLANWNCLNINNLQLYSNHISDVSPIAAANLPQLNILELQFNNLTNNCLTDVERIANNSPNLFTFDLSGNHIDQFIQMTSPYNFFTNISVSNRYFGQTITLEPITIQHSTIQIENSSTDTDVANPNKNIPVANVSNNGTATSDGKTITWQVSDIPKASRSLTYKVQSTHDISGTTTVKPDVTYTIPINWGQGKDVVVHYQTKDSKPILPDKRYSGIFMEEYEISPPEIKHYAVSTHTGSLKGIFGDTEEEVTFVYDDQSENNSTTDDSSTSGTTITTTETTTTSSGQKSDTTTSTTNNTNKETITKETSKKREKKNIKGTQISAEKCTVVINYVDTEGHKLHKSKVLSGNKGASYHTKAIHSKEK; encoded by the coding sequence ATGATGAGAAGATATTTTACTTTTTGTCTGATGATACTAGGTTTGTTCATTTTTTGTAGTATAAATTCTCAAATTGTACAGGCAAAGAGCAATGAAGGCGTTATATTGCAAGGTGAACAAACCATTCAGAATATTTTTCCAGATGACAGTTTAGCGACTGTTATGCTGAAGGCGTTAAAAGAAAGTGGTGTTTCTGTGACAAGTGTGGCATCAACTGTCACACAAGTAGATTTGGATAAGATTACTAGTCTGACTGCATCTGGAAAGGGAGTAAAGAGTATTGAAGGAATCCAGTATCTGCACGGAATAAAAACTTGGGTTTTGCTTAATGGAAATGATATTACAGATTTGTCTCCTTTGGCTAACTGGAACTGTTTAAATATAAACAATTTGCAGCTATATAGTAATCATATCTCAGATGTCTCGCCAATTGCTGCTGCAAATTTACCACAATTAAATATTCTTGAGCTACAATTTAACAATCTTACAAATAATTGCTTAACAGATGTTGAACGGATTGCGAATAATAGTCCAAATCTATTTACTTTTGATTTGTCAGGGAATCATATCGATCAGTTCATTCAGATGACAAGTCCCTATAATTTTTTTACAAATATCAGTGTTAGTAATCGTTATTTTGGGCAAACGATTACTTTAGAGCCGATTACCATTCAGCATTCGACGATTCAAATTGAGAATAGTAGTACAGATACCGATGTGGCCAATCCTAATAAAAATATTCCAGTTGCGAATGTTTCTAATAATGGTACGGCAACTTCTGATGGAAAAACGATTACTTGGCAAGTATCAGATATTCCTAAAGCGAGCCGAAGCTTGACCTATAAGGTCCAATCCACTCATGATATTTCGGGAACGACAACAGTGAAACCAGATGTTACTTATACGATTCCGATTAATTGGGGACAAGGAAAAGACGTTGTTGTTCACTATCAAACAAAAGATAGTAAGCCAATTCTTCCAGATAAACGATATTCAGGAATATTTATGGAGGAATACGAGATTAGCCCACCAGAGATTAAGCATTATGCTGTAAGTACTCATACAGGTAGCCTTAAAGGAATATTTGGCGATACAGAAGAAGAGGTTACTTTTGTGTATGACGATCAATCAGAGAATAACTCGACAACCGATGATTCTAGTACAAGTGGAACCACGATTACGACAACCGAGACGACCACAACAAGTAGTGGTCAAAAGAGTGATACAACAACTAGCACAACGAATAATACCAACAAGGAAACAATCACAAAAGAAACATCAAAAAAGCGGGAGAAAAAAAATATAAAAGGTACACAAATTTCAGCTGAAAAATGTACCGTAGTTATTAATTATGTAGATACAGAAGGGCATAAACTTCATAAGTCTAAAGTATTAAGCGGAAATAAAGGCGCAAGCTATCATACCAAAGCAATACATAGTAAAGAAAAATGA
- a CDS encoding helix-turn-helix domain-containing protein, producing the protein MILEFLDEHARYKLYILQILEIRKNQFLTLAKMCELLGLSKYKVQVYLEELQSELSKGEKELFAVEIMDKGELEWTAIDAEVIRYQRYLYAKQSIRFRLFHNLFMGKYTMDRFAVEESLSLAQVYNIRKELVFVLNQWDLDIEGMNIVGKNEVAVRNSIFEIYYYFFNGIEYPFEEKVFKQCSQIKDIVIYSQQMRLIYTKQIKMEIFLAVQLIRARQGHVLETSLPNLSGSKSDIQKNLEPFYNKLLFKKEKEEQIAEEIKWVLLFLIIDLEVVCLEYEVKDDQRQHIKNLSNKLLLSVKKHVQEETIHEEWVKKICNKTQLNMMRFFYFRYRATTFIEDEQRAYFRSFYPTFHKISIDFIETARCFDETLWDTEEALSKAYYDCLFTLISIIPINEVEKKINICVDFSHGEEYTKFVCKNIENFRDLNITIQEIHNQYTDIYMSDFAIKRLNCRQIIWRNPPTSSDWEEFADCVLKIKKEKFNE; encoded by the coding sequence ATGATTTTAGAATTTTTAGATGAGCATGCGAGATATAAATTATACATCTTACAGATTTTAGAAATAAGAAAAAATCAATTCTTGACGCTTGCCAAGATGTGCGAGCTATTGGGGCTAAGTAAGTATAAGGTACAGGTCTATTTGGAGGAGCTCCAATCAGAGCTATCAAAAGGTGAAAAAGAATTATTTGCTGTAGAAATTATGGATAAAGGGGAATTGGAGTGGACAGCGATCGATGCAGAAGTAATCAGATATCAGCGGTACCTCTATGCCAAGCAATCCATCAGATTTCGATTGTTTCACAATCTATTTATGGGCAAATATACAATGGACAGATTTGCTGTTGAAGAGTCGCTAAGTTTGGCTCAGGTCTATAATATCAGAAAAGAATTAGTGTTTGTGTTAAACCAATGGGATCTGGATATTGAGGGTATGAATATTGTAGGAAAGAATGAAGTTGCTGTTCGAAATAGTATTTTTGAAATTTATTATTATTTTTTTAATGGAATAGAGTACCCTTTCGAAGAAAAAGTTTTTAAGCAATGTTCACAAATCAAAGATATTGTTATTTATTCCCAGCAGATGCGTCTGATCTACACCAAACAAATTAAGATGGAAATATTTTTAGCAGTTCAGTTAATTAGAGCAAGACAAGGCCATGTATTAGAGACCTCGCTACCTAATCTGTCAGGTTCAAAGAGTGACATACAAAAAAATTTAGAGCCATTTTATAATAAATTGCTTTTTAAAAAAGAAAAAGAAGAACAAATTGCAGAGGAGATTAAGTGGGTGCTTTTATTTCTAATCATTGATTTAGAAGTAGTCTGTCTTGAGTATGAAGTAAAGGATGATCAAAGGCAGCATATCAAAAATTTATCAAATAAATTATTGCTGTCTGTGAAAAAACATGTGCAAGAAGAGACTATTCATGAAGAATGGGTAAAAAAAATCTGCAATAAAACCCAATTAAATATGATGCGTTTCTTCTATTTCCGATACCGAGCGACAACGTTTATTGAAGATGAACAAAGAGCTTATTTCCGGTCCTTTTACCCTACCTTTCATAAGATCAGCATAGATTTTATTGAAACAGCTAGATGTTTTGATGAGACTTTGTGGGACACAGAAGAAGCATTATCAAAGGCCTACTATGATTGTTTGTTTACGCTGATTTCCATTATTCCTATTAATGAGGTAGAGAAAAAAATCAATATTTGTGTGGATTTTTCGCACGGAGAAGAATATACCAAATTTGTCTGTAAAAATATTGAAAATTTTCGAGATTTAAATATTACTATTCAAGAGATTCACAACCAATATACAGATATCTATATGTCGGATTTTGCCATTAAAAGATTGAACTGCCGACAAATCATTTGGAGAAACCCACCTACATCCTCAGATTGGGAAGAATTTGCTGATTGTGTACTGAAAATAAAGAAGGAGAAGTTTAATGAATAA
- a CDS encoding MucBP domain-containing protein, whose protein sequence is MKKKNYLKFIVMACVVSIFFLSGGSKKVLAENTDGWVESATNPDLKITSGDYEVHYTYGINTQVGWNSAAVFTGYPNVYLVDKKANKVVQHQFGFFYNGDSSSSSSFLLGLKDSAGAYHVYSSPFSGAKIYTKDGVIKSVVEKTIDGYGKFQYENYLTPVGTDTVNHKYVITNTGNQVMIFRAMKNVDTDLDGNDKVPVYMLGQNEGLYIKSGSYRLNYFMSGSSGPKNFKNFYKPYHSPATDTMNANVYYPYTPEDITGVGDESKGYASDAAVAGTGDTGIYMKWDEVTLQPGESKEFSYDVSLSGNIKSERSYENQTQQSGINYPGDTLAYRMTAKLDSSFGEVSSGTITDTLDKGLSFTSDKVEILDASGTVLRSVPVSDCYDAAKHKLSVPIQKSDVQSENVTIRYFVKADQSLANQTAHNEGIYQIIGAVGEKNITDSLDVPFSQKKSQAVTVSYLDESGNVLPLDDGTANPLILTGEYGAKYETQEKPIKGYILLRTKGDTKGTFTDVAQTVQYVYGKDPNYKGNVITKYIDKDTKTDIVKQTVETKPVGDSYTTQERKIKGYTLVEKPSNATGKVGEGDTVVTYLYVKNPTPQPASNGIVRTYYIDESGKEIATKNQTSGEIGTDYTTIKKNITGYTFKEVQGSASGKYTKGEITVRYSYKKTPSTPTPSSSEGKQSNKHSNNLPQTGEQSKSLLSKVGAVLLIIVALAIGFIYKNKK, encoded by the coding sequence ATGAAAAAGAAAAATTATTTAAAGTTTATAGTCATGGCGTGTGTTGTTAGTATTTTCTTTTTAAGTGGGGGTTCTAAAAAAGTACTGGCAGAGAATACGGACGGTTGGGTAGAGAGTGCCACTAATCCGGATTTGAAAATTACTTCTGGGGATTATGAAGTTCACTATACTTATGGGATTAATACTCAAGTCGGGTGGAATTCAGCTGCAGTTTTTACGGGGTATCCTAACGTCTATTTGGTGGATAAAAAAGCCAATAAAGTAGTCCAACACCAATTTGGTTTTTTTTATAATGGCGATAGCAGTAGCTCAAGTAGTTTTTTACTAGGTCTGAAAGATAGCGCAGGAGCGTATCATGTTTATTCATCTCCTTTTTCTGGAGCAAAAATTTATACGAAGGATGGAGTAATCAAATCAGTAGTTGAAAAAACAATTGATGGGTACGGAAAATTCCAGTATGAAAATTATTTAACACCGGTAGGGACAGATACAGTGAACCACAAATACGTCATTACGAATACAGGTAATCAAGTGATGATTTTTAGAGCTATGAAAAATGTAGATACAGATCTGGATGGAAATGATAAAGTTCCAGTTTATATGTTAGGACAAAATGAAGGGCTTTATATTAAGTCTGGTAGTTATAGGCTGAATTATTTTATGTCAGGATCCTCAGGGCCTAAAAACTTTAAAAATTTTTACAAACCGTACCATTCTCCAGCTACAGATACGATGAATGCCAATGTATATTATCCATATACACCAGAAGATATTACTGGTGTAGGAGATGAGAGCAAAGGATATGCTTCTGATGCTGCTGTTGCTGGGACAGGTGATACAGGTATTTATATGAAGTGGGATGAAGTGACTTTACAACCGGGAGAAAGCAAAGAATTTAGCTATGATGTGAGCTTATCAGGTAATATCAAATCTGAGCGTAGCTACGAGAACCAAACACAGCAATCTGGTATCAATTATCCTGGAGATACTCTGGCATATAGAATGACTGCAAAACTAGATAGTAGTTTTGGTGAAGTCAGTTCAGGGACGATTACGGATACGCTAGACAAAGGGCTTTCATTTACCTCAGATAAAGTTGAAATTTTAGACGCAAGTGGAACAGTACTTCGTTCGGTACCTGTGTCAGATTGTTATGACGCAGCGAAGCACAAACTATCTGTCCCCATTCAAAAGAGTGATGTACAATCTGAAAACGTGACTATTAGATATTTTGTTAAGGCCGATCAATCATTAGCTAATCAAACTGCACATAACGAGGGTATTTATCAAATTATAGGTGCTGTAGGGGAAAAAAACATTACGGATTCTCTAGATGTGCCATTTTCTCAAAAAAAATCACAAGCTGTTACTGTTAGCTATTTGGACGAATCAGGTAATGTATTGCCATTGGATGATGGAACAGCTAATCCGCTCATTTTAACAGGAGAATACGGCGCTAAGTATGAAACGCAAGAAAAACCAATAAAAGGATATATCTTGCTACGTACTAAAGGAGATACGAAAGGAACCTTTACGGACGTTGCACAGACTGTTCAGTATGTTTACGGAAAAGATCCTAATTATAAAGGAAATGTGATTACAAAGTATATAGATAAAGACACAAAAACAGACATTGTTAAACAAACCGTAGAGACAAAACCTGTTGGAGATTCTTATACAACACAAGAAAGGAAAATAAAGGGCTACACGTTGGTAGAAAAACCTAGTAATGCAACAGGAAAGGTTGGTGAAGGGGATACTGTCGTGACCTATTTATATGTTAAAAATCCTACACCACAACCAGCATCTAACGGAATTGTTCGAACATATTACATAGATGAATCTGGCAAAGAAATTGCTACGAAAAATCAAACATCAGGTGAAATTGGTACGGATTATACGACAATTAAGAAGAATATTACAGGATATACATTTAAAGAAGTTCAGGGCAGTGCTTCAGGTAAATATACAAAGGGTGAGATTACTGTTCGTTATAGTTACAAAAAAACTCCAAGCACGCCAACACCGTCATCAAGTGAAGGAAAGCAATCAAATAAACACAGTAATAATCTACCTCAAACAGGGGAACAATCAAAGAGCTTGCTGAGCAAAGTAGGGGCTGTTTTGTTGATAATAGTAGCCTTGGCTATTGGCTTCATTTATAAAAACAAGAAATAA
- a CDS encoding LPXTG cell wall anchor domain-containing protein: MKISKYYYVFASSVLFVNLAAPIAANATTKEQTTGQATSLVATSNSTAATPQNIEGSKKIAEIFPDAAFAKVILKNMQDHGYKGTDVSDEVTQEDLNNYLKHNLAASGAGITSIEGIQYLHNLGWPIQDTVVGQVMLDGNNIKDLSPLANFDSPVAGVQFGGSDMHGVDFSPLFASPAYLNHKAYDYNKWFMVALGECNLDQNDVEKLLSLRAVNQQTMYTTQLQLQGNHFDNFTSLADNWNSYANPGYWLHDQTMTLSPIKITSLTQKVEFKNPSKECSASNYGKPLPITKAIATVTDNDASGTEAETIDATNHASASWTATNIQGKQYLRVDVTQAGVTEHNVESVHYLIPLVWDIQPDPEPTTTTSSSSDTSETTSSSSDTSETTSSSSDTSETTSSSSDTSETTSSSSDTSETTSSSSDTSETTSSSSDTSETTSSSSDTSETTSSSSDTSETTSSSSDTSEITSSSSDTSETTSSSSDTSETTNSTGTTSSSNQVTPAHSDSSNRSDKKTLPQTGEKTTSIESVIGMSLLAGIGFYLFRKKEQNRE, encoded by the coding sequence ATGAAAATTAGTAAGTATTATTATGTGTTCGCTAGTTCGGTATTATTTGTAAATTTAGCCGCTCCAATAGCTGCAAATGCTACAACAAAGGAACAAACAACAGGTCAAGCAACATCCTTGGTAGCCACTTCTAATTCTACTGCTGCGACACCTCAAAATATTGAAGGATCAAAAAAAATAGCTGAAATTTTCCCAGATGCTGCTTTTGCCAAAGTTATTCTTAAAAATATGCAGGATCATGGTTATAAAGGTACAGATGTCAGTGATGAAGTAACACAAGAAGATTTAAATAATTATTTGAAACATAACTTAGCTGCTAGCGGTGCAGGCATTACAAGTATTGAAGGGATACAATATCTTCATAACTTAGGGTGGCCAATACAAGATACCGTGGTTGGGCAAGTAATGCTAGATGGTAACAATATTAAAGATTTATCTCCATTAGCCAACTTTGATTCGCCAGTAGCGGGCGTTCAATTTGGGGGCTCGGATATGCATGGTGTTGATTTCTCTCCACTTTTTGCTAGTCCAGCATATTTGAATCATAAAGCTTATGATTACAACAAATGGTTTATGGTAGCGCTTGGAGAATGTAATCTAGATCAAAATGATGTTGAAAAACTTCTCAGCTTACGTGCGGTTAATCAGCAAACAATGTATACGACGCAATTGCAATTGCAAGGAAACCATTTTGATAACTTCACGAGCCTGGCTGACAATTGGAATTCATATGCAAATCCTGGCTACTGGTTACATGACCAAACGATGACGCTAAGTCCGATAAAAATTACTTCCTTAACGCAAAAAGTAGAATTTAAAAATCCGAGTAAAGAATGTAGTGCTAGCAATTATGGAAAACCTCTTCCCATTACGAAAGCAATTGCGACGGTTACGGATAATGATGCCAGTGGAACGGAAGCTGAGACCATTGATGCTACAAATCATGCTTCTGCTTCGTGGACAGCAACAAATATTCAAGGAAAACAGTATCTAAGAGTGGATGTTACACAAGCGGGTGTAACGGAACATAATGTTGAAAGTGTACATTATTTGATTCCTTTGGTATGGGATATTCAACCAGATCCAGAGCCAACTACAACAACAAGCAGCTCAAGTGATACGAGTGAAACAACAAGTAGTTCAAGTGATACGAGTGAAACAACAAGTAGTTCAAGTGATACGAGTGAAACAACAAGTAGTTCAAGTGATACGAGTGAAACAACAAGTAGTTCAAGTGATACGAGTGAAACAACAAGTAGTTCAAGTGATACGAGTGAAACAACAAGTAGTTCAAGTGATACGAGTGAAACAACAAGTAGTTCAAGTGATACGAGTGAAACAACAAGTAGTTCAAGTGATACGAGTGAAACAACAAGCAGCTCAAGTGATACGAGTGAAATAACAAGCAGCTCAAGTGATACGAGTGAAACAACAAGCAGCTCAAGTGATACGAGTGAAACAACAAATAGCACAGGTACCACGTCAAGTAGTAATCAGGTGACTCCTGCGCATTCAGATTCCTCAAATAGAAGTGATAAAAAAACATTACCTCAAACAGGTGAAAAGACTACAAGTATAGAGTCTGTAATAGGAATGTCTTTGTTAGCGGGAATCGGTTTTTACCTCTTTAGAAAAAAAGAGCAAAATAGAGAATAG
- a CDS encoding YiaA/YiaB family inner membrane protein — MKRGDILKKKAYRNTPAFAFLAWGSFAFFVMLMLIGLYTLKEPLMVKGYYLMGSVGLISSAFTLSKVIRDNQEDEERYNQMFRALPEKERG; from the coding sequence ATGAAAAGAGGTGATATTTTGAAGAAAAAAGCATATAGAAATACACCAGCATTTGCTTTTTTAGCTTGGGGTTCATTTGCGTTCTTTGTTATGTTGATGTTGATTGGCTTGTATACGCTAAAAGAACCGTTGATGGTCAAAGGCTATTATTTAATGGGATCAGTGGGATTAATTTCTTCGGCATTTACGTTATCTAAGGTTATAAGAGATAATCAAGAAGATGAAGAGCGTTATAACCAAATGTTTAGAGCATTACCAGAAAAAGAAAGAGGTTAA
- a CDS encoding DUF1307 domain-containing protein, translating to MKKTLATGLGIMVICIGGLVGCSKEEKHKYSINTSSGMKTEMTFTVKGDQVEKQVGKSTIKEEELFKSQGVDLNSLTKEQKKIASEAVEKKMKDAVKNVQNIKGYSDKVTVKDGVVVETVTVDYSKASVKEIANKVSTFTADSSAKKSNKVSWKKTKKLLEKQNAKEIK from the coding sequence ATGAAAAAGACGTTAGCGACAGGATTGGGAATCATGGTAATTTGTATTGGTGGGTTGGTGGGTTGTTCTAAAGAAGAAAAACATAAATATTCTATAAATACGTCTTCTGGAATGAAAACAGAAATGACGTTCACAGTAAAAGGTGACCAAGTGGAAAAGCAAGTAGGAAAATCTACTATTAAAGAAGAAGAGTTATTTAAAAGTCAGGGAGTAGATCTCAATTCATTGACAAAAGAACAAAAAAAGATTGCTTCAGAGGCTGTTGAGAAGAAGATGAAGGATGCAGTGAAAAACGTTCAAAATATTAAAGGGTATTCAGATAAAGTAACCGTGAAGGATGGTGTGGTTGTTGAAACTGTGACAGTAGATTATTCTAAAGCTAGTGTGAAAGAAATAGCGAATAAAGTCAGTACTTTTACAGCCGATTCTTCAGCAAAGAAATCAAACAAAGTAAGTTGGAAAAAAACAAAAAAATTATTAGAAAAACAAAATGCTAAAGAAATAAAATAA
- a CDS encoding RluA family pseudouridine synthase, producing the protein MEMTIQIPKDVQAQSLSSLLEKQWLIPRKTRHFLRMRKNVWVNQHPAIFSQIVHPSDIVTLKFEDTDYPLPTILLGDEKKINVLYEDEHLIVVDKPTGIKTHPNSSGETDTLLNHLAAYLIQTHHVPYVVHRIDQETSGVILFAKNPVVLPILCQMLERKQITRRYQAIVAGQLSEKTLTIRKKIGRNRHDRRKYCIDERSGKTACTHITVLKQTHTHAQILCELETGRTHQIRVHLSSVGHPILGDTLYHLHPEESPRLMLHADTLCFTHPFTGEKLQINSQNSLFKP; encoded by the coding sequence TTGGAAATGACGATTCAAATTCCTAAAGATGTTCAAGCTCAAAGTCTATCATCTCTACTAGAGAAGCAGTGGCTAATCCCTAGAAAAACTCGACACTTTTTACGAATGCGCAAAAATGTTTGGGTCAATCAACACCCCGCTATCTTTTCACAAATCGTACATCCAAGCGACATCGTGACACTTAAATTTGAAGATACGGATTATCCTCTTCCTACTATTCTTTTAGGAGATGAAAAAAAAATTAATGTGTTATATGAAGATGAGCACTTAATTGTCGTCGATAAACCCACTGGCATAAAGACACATCCTAATAGCTCAGGTGAAACAGACACTCTCCTCAATCATTTAGCCGCTTATTTAATTCAAACACATCATGTTCCTTACGTCGTACATCGAATTGACCAAGAGACAAGTGGCGTCATTTTATTCGCAAAAAATCCTGTTGTACTGCCAATACTTTGCCAAATGCTTGAAAGAAAGCAGATTACAAGACGTTACCAAGCAATCGTAGCAGGGCAACTCTCAGAAAAGACGCTCACCATTAGAAAAAAAATCGGTCGAAATAGGCACGATCGGCGTAAGTACTGTATTGATGAACGCAGTGGTAAAACAGCTTGCACACACATCACCGTGCTTAAGCAGACACACACACACGCACAAATTCTATGTGAACTTGAAACAGGGCGAACACACCAAATACGTGTTCATCTATCTAGTGTCGGTCATCCGATACTGGGCGATACACTCTATCACCTGCATCCTGAAGAAAGCCCGCGTTTAATGCTTCATGCAGACACACTCTGCTTCACCCATCCATTTACTGGGGAAAAATTACAGATCAACTCTCAAAATTCTTTATTCAAACCATAA
- a CDS encoding PBP1A family penicillin-binding protein: protein MDTIKKIASWILQQLQKFWIGCKPYLQSLRQKQKRIWKKYQINKIILLTMLIVVLVTSIYLFYLAKSANVETLKSGLSEATVIYDKDGDKAGNLSAYGQKGTFVSLNKISTNLQNAVVSTEDKRFYEHGAVDIRGIGRAILGIVTAGHITGGGSTITQQLAKNAYLTQKQTFDRKARELFLAIEIEKKYSKKEILEMYLNKSYFGNGVWGVEDAAHRYFGKSAANVTVSEAATLAGMLKGPGIYNPIDHMDNALARRNTVLQLMKDNEKITAEQQNQAKASTIQLADDYSNSIETSKYPYYFDAVVNEAISKHGISEQDILNNGYKIYTTLDQNYQKSMETSFANSNLFPPNAADGTLVQGASIAINPKTGGVMATVGGRGTHVFRGWNRAIDSARSPGSTMKPLAVYTPALEAGYDPDSVLKDEALSYYNVQNYSKTYSGEVPMYQAVAQSLNAPAVWLLNEIGLNKGVSKVEKFGISLEKNDHYLGLALGGMTKGTSPLKMASAYTVFANQGVKKETHFIRKIVDSSGAVIYDDGNGSDVNATQVTTASVANKMTSMLQGVFSTGTGVNAKPYGYQMAGKTGTTENGDGGTNANDQWIIGYTPDVVITTWIGFDESSATHYLTGSSGTGVSTLFKDEASGILANSPKTKFSVKDVSQEQATKKTEEESQDSDSNGLQKTVEDIGGKVKEGAEYWGGKIKEGASNAWKSIFGN from the coding sequence ATGGATACGATAAAAAAAATAGCAAGCTGGATTTTACAGCAATTGCAAAAATTTTGGATAGGGTGCAAGCCATATCTTCAAAGTCTAAGACAAAAGCAAAAACGGATTTGGAAAAAATATCAAATTAATAAAATTATATTGCTTACGATGCTCATCGTCGTTCTGGTTACGAGTATTTATCTTTTTTATTTGGCTAAAAGTGCCAATGTAGAGACGTTGAAGTCTGGTCTTTCTGAGGCAACGGTCATCTATGATAAAGACGGAGATAAGGCAGGCAATCTTTCTGCTTATGGTCAAAAAGGAACCTTTGTATCCTTAAATAAAATTTCGACTAATTTACAAAATGCAGTCGTCTCCACCGAAGATAAACGATTTTATGAGCATGGTGCAGTTGATATTCGTGGGATTGGCCGGGCGATATTAGGAATTGTGACAGCTGGACATATTACAGGCGGTGGGAGCACGATTACGCAACAACTTGCGAAAAATGCGTACTTAACTCAAAAGCAAACATTTGACCGAAAAGCACGCGAACTCTTTTTAGCAATTGAAATTGAAAAAAAATACTCTAAAAAAGAAATATTAGAGATGTATCTCAACAAATCCTATTTTGGCAATGGCGTTTGGGGGGTAGAAGATGCTGCTCACCGTTATTTTGGCAAAAGTGCAGCTAATGTGACGGTTAGTGAGGCGGCGACACTCGCGGGGATGCTCAAAGGTCCAGGAATCTATAATCCAATAGATCACATGGACAATGCGCTTGCAAGAAGAAATACTGTCCTACAGCTGATGAAAGATAACGAAAAAATCACAGCAGAGCAACAAAACCAAGCTAAAGCAAGCACCATTCAATTGGCAGATGACTACAGTAATTCAATTGAGACCAGCAAATATCCCTATTACTTTGATGCTGTTGTAAATGAAGCCATTTCGAAACATGGGATTTCAGAACAAGATATCTTAAACAATGGATATAAAATTTATACGACCTTAGATCAAAACTATCAAAAATCAATGGAAACCTCGTTTGCAAATTCTAACTTATTTCCACCAAATGCAGCAGATGGGACGCTGGTCCAAGGAGCCTCTATAGCGATTAATCCAAAAACAGGTGGTGTTATGGCTACGGTTGGAGGCAGAGGAACTCATGTCTTTAGAGGGTGGAATCGGGCGATTGACTCTGCTCGTTCCCCAGGTTCTACCATGAAACCGTTAGCTGTTTATACACCAGCACTAGAGGCAGGGTATGATCCAGACTCTGTTTTAAAAGATGAGGCACTTTCTTACTATAATGTTCAAAACTACAGTAAAACGTATAGCGGAGAGGTGCCGATGTACCAAGCGGTTGCGCAAAGCTTAAATGCGCCAGCAGTCTGGTTATTAAATGAGATTGGCTTGAATAAAGGGGTATCCAAAGTAGAAAAATTTGGCATCTCTCTTGAAAAAAATGACCATTACCTTGGACTCGCACTTGGAGGGATGACCAAGGGAACCTCGCCACTTAAAATGGCCAGTGCCTATACGGTTTTTGCCAATCAGGGCGTGAAAAAAGAGACGCATTTTATTCGGAAAATTGTAGATTCTAGCGGGGCGGTTATTTATGATGATGGAAACGGCAGTGATGTCAACGCCACACAAGTGACTACAGCGAGTGTCGCAAATAAAATGACGAGCATGCTTCAAGGAGTCTTCAGTACGGGAACAGGTGTAAATGCGAAGCCATATGGGTATCAGATGGCAGGAAAGACCGGAACGACTGAAAATGGAGATGGCGGTACAAATGCTAATGATCAATGGATTATTGGTTATACGCCAGATGTTGTGATCACGACTTGGATTGGTTTTGATGAGAGTAGCGCGACACACTATCTTACTGGGAGCAGTGGTACAGGCGTATCCACTTTATTTAAAGATGAAGCGTCGGGGATTTTGGCAAACTCTCCTAAGACAAAATTCTCTGTTAAAGATGTCAGCCAAGAACAAGCAACTAAAAAAACAGAAGAAGAAAGTCAAGATAGCGACTCGAATGGTTTGCAAAAAACAGTCGAAGATATTGGTGGAAAAGTGAAAGAAGGAGCCGAGTACTGGGGCGGTAAAATTAAAGAGGGTGCCAGCAATGCATGGAAGTCGATTTTTGGGAATTAA